One genomic window of Psychrobacter cibarius includes the following:
- the sdhC gene encoding succinate dehydrogenase, cytochrome b556 subunit yields MPAVKSNRPIDLPLSQVISVNRSPIAIASILHRISGIILFLLIPVMLWLLQNSLASAESFETVFDNVLVRFLAWIFVAAIAYHFVMGIKHLFADMGMNEELKSGRTASMVSFVIAAILIVASFVWVMF; encoded by the coding sequence ATGCCCGCTGTGAAAAGCAACCGACCTATTGATCTGCCTTTAAGCCAAGTGATTAGCGTTAATCGCTCACCGATTGCGATCGCCTCTATCTTGCATCGTATCTCTGGCATTATTTTATTTTTATTGATTCCTGTCATGCTGTGGTTACTACAGAACTCATTGGCTTCGGCTGAGAGCTTTGAAACCGTATTTGACAACGTACTTGTGCGCTTTTTAGCATGGATATTTGTTGCCGCGATTGCTTATCACTTTGTGATGGGCATTAAGCACTTATTTGCTGATATGGGCATGAACGAAGAGCTAAAATCTGGCCGCACTGCGTCTATGGTTAGTTTTGTGATTGCAGCGATTCTAATTGTCGCGTCATTTGTATGGGTGATGTTCTAA
- the sdhD gene encoding succinate dehydrogenase, hydrophobic membrane anchor protein: MKSATGLTGSGSRDWIIQRISAVVLAVYSVVLLGFFLTHGDVTYLEWSSFMTSLPMRLFSLVAVLALAGHAWVGMWTVFTDYITTGKLGSSAAGLRLVLQSLMIIAILVFLFWGIMIFWGTGFGVVAV; encoded by the coding sequence ATCAAAAGTGCGACTGGTCTGACAGGTTCAGGCTCACGCGATTGGATTATCCAGCGTATTAGCGCTGTCGTTTTAGCCGTTTATAGTGTGGTATTGCTGGGCTTCTTTTTGACGCACGGCGATGTTACCTATCTTGAATGGTCATCATTTATGACCAGTTTACCGATGCGCCTATTTAGCTTGGTGGCGGTACTTGCCCTAGCTGGTCATGCTTGGGTTGGTATGTGGACCGTGTTCACCGACTATATCACGACTGGAAAATTAGGCTCAAGCGCAGCAGGTCTACGCTTAGTGCTACAGTCATTGATGATTATCGCTATTTTAGTGTTTCTATTTTGGGGCATTATGATTTTTTGGGGTACTGGTTTTGGTGTGGTTGCTGTTTAA
- the sdhA gene encoding succinate dehydrogenase flavoprotein subunit, producing MATRQDNTISNIKTLNYDAVIVGGGGSGMRASLHLAEAGMKVAVLTKVFPTRSHTVAAQGGIGASLGNMSNDNWHFHFYDTVKGSDWLGDQDAIEYMCREAPKVVYELEHMGMPFDRNEDGTIYQRPFGGHTSNYGEKAVQRACAAADRTGHALLHTLYQKNLQQGTEFFIEWIALDLIKDEAGNINGVIALEQETGTVAVFQSPITVLATGGAGRIFAASTNAYINTGDGIGMAVRAGIPLQDMEFWQFHPTGVHGAGVLLTEGCRGEGAILRNKDGEAFMERYAPTVKDLAPRDLVSRSMDQEIKEGRGCGPNADHIVMDMTHLGVETIMKRLPSVFEIGKNFANVDITKEPIPVIPTIHYMMGGIPTTIHGQVIKPDLEAGTDEDGLYAKGNVVKGLYAIGECACVSVHGANRLGTNSLLDLLVFGRAAGKHIVDEFHHADHNYKPLDPRVLDYTVGRLDKLQQSTEGYNAQDVADEIRATMQAHASVFRTQAMMDEGVEKILALGDKIEKIHLADKSQVFNTARIEAFEVANLYEVAKATMVSAAMRHESRGAHSVSDYDRPEDDDYAPNGRNDHEWMKHTLWYSEGNRIIYKPVRKVPLTVDYIEPKVRVY from the coding sequence ATGGCAACTAGACAAGATAATACCATTAGTAATATTAAGACGCTAAACTACGATGCAGTCATCGTTGGTGGCGGTGGCTCAGGTATGCGTGCTTCACTACATTTGGCAGAAGCGGGCATGAAAGTTGCCGTTTTGACCAAAGTGTTCCCAACCCGTTCGCACACGGTTGCGGCTCAGGGCGGTATCGGCGCAAGTTTGGGCAACATGAGCAACGATAACTGGCATTTCCACTTTTATGACACCGTTAAAGGGTCAGATTGGTTGGGTGACCAAGACGCGATTGAATACATGTGCCGTGAAGCGCCTAAAGTCGTTTATGAGCTTGAGCACATGGGCATGCCGTTTGACCGTAACGAAGACGGCACGATTTATCAGCGCCCATTCGGTGGTCATACCTCAAACTATGGCGAAAAAGCCGTACAACGTGCGTGTGCTGCAGCTGACCGTACGGGTCACGCACTACTACATACGTTATATCAGAAGAATTTGCAGCAAGGCACTGAGTTCTTTATCGAGTGGATTGCGCTTGATTTGATTAAAGACGAAGCGGGTAATATCAACGGTGTTATCGCGCTTGAGCAGGAGACAGGTACGGTTGCCGTATTCCAGTCACCAATTACTGTCCTAGCGACAGGTGGTGCAGGTCGTATCTTTGCTGCTTCTACTAACGCTTATATCAATACTGGTGACGGTATTGGTATGGCTGTTCGTGCTGGTATTCCATTACAAGACATGGAGTTTTGGCAGTTCCACCCAACGGGCGTTCATGGTGCAGGCGTATTGTTAACTGAAGGTTGCCGCGGTGAAGGCGCTATCTTACGTAATAAAGATGGCGAAGCGTTCATGGAGCGCTATGCGCCAACCGTGAAAGACTTGGCACCACGTGATTTGGTTTCTCGTTCTATGGATCAAGAGATCAAAGAAGGTCGCGGCTGTGGTCCAAACGCTGACCATATCGTAATGGATATGACCCATTTGGGTGTAGAAACCATCATGAAGCGTTTGCCATCGGTATTTGAGATTGGTAAAAACTTCGCTAACGTTGATATCACCAAAGAGCCAATTCCCGTTATTCCAACCATTCACTATATGATGGGCGGTATTCCAACCACTATCCATGGTCAAGTCATTAAGCCTGATCTAGAAGCAGGTACGGATGAAGACGGTCTATATGCAAAAGGCAACGTGGTTAAAGGTCTTTATGCTATCGGCGAATGTGCTTGTGTCAGTGTTCACGGTGCCAACCGCTTAGGTACGAATTCACTACTTGATCTATTGGTATTTGGTCGTGCTGCTGGTAAGCATATCGTTGATGAATTCCATCATGCCGATCATAACTATAAGCCTCTAGATCCACGCGTGCTAGATTATACGGTCGGTCGTTTAGACAAGCTGCAACAGTCGACTGAAGGCTACAATGCCCAAGACGTGGCTGACGAGATTCGTGCAACCATGCAAGCGCATGCGAGTGTGTTCCGTACGCAAGCGATGATGGACGAAGGCGTTGAGAAGATTTTAGCGCTTGGTGATAAGATTGAAAAAATCCATTTGGCCGATAAATCACAAGTATTTAACACAGCGCGCATTGAAGCATTCGAAGTGGCTAACTTGTATGAAGTGGCCAAAGCGACGATGGTATCAGCGGCAATGCGTCACGAAAGCCGCGGTGCTCATAGTGTGTCTGACTATGACCGTCCAGAAGATGATGATTACGCACCAAATGGCCGTAATGACCACGAGTGGATGAAGCATACCTTATGGTATTCTGAAGGCAATCGCATCATTTATAAGCCAGTTCGTAAAGTACCACTAACGGTTGATTATATCGAACCAAAAGTTCGCGTCTATTAA
- a CDS encoding succinate dehydrogenase iron-sulfur subunit yields the protein MSRGTRTIEIYRYDPDLDAAPRMQTYTIELLDSDRMLLDVLLRLKKEDETLTFRRSCREGICGSDGMNINGKNGLACLINMNTLPEKVTVRPLPGLPVVRDLVVDMNQFYEQYEKVHPYLINDQPAPPTERLQSPEQREKLNGLYECILCACCSTSCPSFWWNPDKFLGPSALLHAYRFVADSRDGDTQARLARLDDPFSLFRCRGIMNCVSVCPKGLNPTKAIGHLRNMLIDQAG from the coding sequence ATGAGCCGAGGTACTCGCACCATCGAAATCTATCGCTACGATCCTGATCTGGACGCAGCGCCGCGCATGCAAACGTATACGATTGAGTTGCTAGACTCAGATCGTATGTTGCTTGACGTGTTATTACGCCTGAAAAAGGAAGACGAAACACTGACCTTCCGTCGCTCTTGCCGTGAAGGTATTTGTGGCTCTGATGGCATGAACATCAATGGCAAAAATGGTCTAGCGTGTCTCATTAACATGAACACTCTGCCAGAAAAAGTCACGGTTCGTCCATTACCAGGTCTACCTGTTGTTCGCGATTTGGTTGTTGATATGAACCAATTCTATGAGCAGTATGAGAAAGTACATCCTTACTTGATCAATGACCAGCCAGCACCGCCGACAGAGCGTTTGCAGTCACCTGAACAACGCGAAAAGCTAAACGGTTTGTACGAATGTATTCTATGCGCATGCTGTTCAACCAGCTGCCCATCGTTCTGGTGGAACCCTGATAAATTCTTAGGTCCATCAGCACTACTGCATGCTTATCGCTTCGTGGCTGATAGCCGTGATGGTGATACGCAAGCACGTTTGGCGCGCTTAGATGATCCATTTAGCCTATTCCGTTGCCGCGGTATCATGAACTGTGTATCAGTTTGTCCAAAAGGTTTAAACCCAACCAAAGCAATTGGTCATTTACGTAATATGCTCATTGACCAAGCAGGTTAA
- a CDS encoding 2-oxoglutarate dehydrogenase E1 component, giving the protein MNSITKEAASLGHTELAADNASYIEALYEQYLNDPDSVDTDWQTYFEQYKSPNDAQHNAIKEQFLLLARNQTANKASTQAPAENAGLADCANPKQMGVQQLISAYRRRGHRRAKLDPLNLHPRAEVEDLTLAYHNLSEADLDTVFPTNDLNIGKDEAPLREIIEIMERVYCRYIGTEYMHVTTSTEKRWMEKYLETNLGYIKFDKEKRLSILERLTAAEGLEKYLARKYTGVKRFGLEGGESFIPAINEIIQRAGGYGTKEMVIGMAHRGRLNLLVNILGKNPADLFDEFDGKVQPEKGSGDVKYHNGFSSNVMTPGGEAHLALAFNPSHLEIVAPVLQGSVRARQVRRNDQPLLDNKGGNSVLPIVIHGDAAFAGQGVVQETFQMSQTRAYTTGGTVHIVINNQVGFTTSRQEDVRSTEYCTDVAKMVHAPILHVNGDDPESVVFAAQLALDYRHEFDKDIIIDLFCYRRNGHNEADEPSATQPLMYAVIKKLPTTRTIYAQKLIEDGILNAEEEKQYEDDYRESLDRGDYVANSLVNEPNEELFVDWKPYLGHDLVDDWDTSVDIEILKGYGRRMAEMPEGYKLQRQVQKVVEQRLAMQTGEEPLNWGAAETLAYASLVDNDKVLVRITGEDVGRGTFSHRHSEIYNINDGSMYVPLAHMSDTQARFATYNSLLSEEAVLAFEYGYATTVPNALIVWEAQFGDFVNGAQVVIDQFISSGETKWQRVCGLTMLLPHGFEGQGPEHSSARLERFLQLCAEDNMQVITPTTPAQIYHALRRQAVRPIRKPLIVMSPKSLLRHKLATSNLEELANGKFETVLPEMDNQNADKVTRMVLCGGKVYYDLLEQRRALGLDHVAIVRIEQLYPLPEQRLMAEIEKYSNLAEIVWTQEEPLNQGAWYYLAPHMFRIVVPHPTKAKVMEPVARPASAAPATGSPKLHAQQQQALIAGGLGISVDELAK; this is encoded by the coding sequence ATGAATAGTATAACTAAAGAAGCCGCAAGCCTAGGACATACAGAACTGGCTGCTGACAACGCCAGCTATATAGAAGCTCTTTATGAGCAGTACCTAAACGATCCTGATAGCGTTGATACCGATTGGCAGACGTATTTTGAACAATACAAATCGCCAAACGATGCACAGCATAACGCTATTAAAGAACAGTTTTTGTTGCTTGCTCGCAACCAAACTGCTAATAAAGCCAGCACTCAAGCGCCTGCTGAAAATGCAGGCTTAGCCGACTGTGCTAACCCTAAACAAATGGGTGTACAACAGCTGATTTCAGCTTACCGTCGCCGTGGTCATCGCCGCGCCAAGCTTGATCCGTTAAATCTACATCCACGTGCAGAAGTGGAAGATTTGACCCTTGCTTATCATAATCTTTCAGAAGCTGATCTTGATACAGTATTTCCTACCAATGATTTGAACATCGGTAAAGACGAAGCGCCTTTACGTGAAATCATCGAAATTATGGAACGTGTTTACTGCCGTTACATTGGTACTGAATACATGCACGTTACCACCAGTACTGAAAAACGCTGGATGGAAAAGTATCTAGAAACCAACTTAGGTTACATCAAGTTTGATAAAGAAAAGCGCTTATCTATTCTTGAGCGGCTCACAGCAGCTGAAGGTCTAGAAAAATACTTAGCACGTAAATATACGGGCGTTAAGCGTTTCGGACTAGAGGGCGGCGAAAGCTTTATCCCTGCTATTAATGAAATCATTCAACGTGCAGGCGGCTATGGCACTAAAGAGATGGTCATTGGTATGGCTCACCGTGGTCGCCTAAACCTATTGGTCAATATCTTAGGTAAAAATCCTGCGGACTTGTTTGACGAGTTTGATGGTAAAGTACAGCCAGAAAAAGGCTCAGGTGACGTTAAATACCATAATGGTTTTTCATCAAACGTGATGACGCCAGGCGGTGAAGCGCATTTGGCTTTGGCATTTAACCCATCACATCTTGAGATTGTCGCACCGGTATTGCAAGGCTCTGTACGTGCCCGTCAGGTGCGCCGCAACGATCAGCCGCTATTGGATAATAAAGGTGGTAATTCAGTATTGCCAATCGTTATTCATGGTGATGCTGCGTTTGCTGGTCAAGGCGTGGTTCAAGAAACGTTCCAAATGTCACAAACCCGTGCTTATACCACTGGTGGTACTGTACATATTGTGATCAATAACCAAGTCGGTTTCACGACCAGCCGCCAAGAAGACGTGCGTTCGACTGAGTACTGTACTGACGTTGCAAAAATGGTACATGCACCTATCCTACATGTGAATGGTGATGATCCTGAGTCGGTCGTGTTTGCCGCGCAGTTAGCATTAGATTACCGTCATGAGTTTGATAAAGACATCATTATCGATCTGTTCTGCTATCGCCGTAATGGTCATAATGAAGCCGATGAGCCGTCAGCGACTCAGCCACTCATGTATGCAGTTATCAAGAAGCTACCAACGACTCGTACGATTTATGCACAAAAACTTATCGAAGACGGTATTTTGAATGCTGAAGAAGAAAAGCAGTATGAAGATGACTATCGTGAGTCTTTAGACCGTGGTGACTATGTTGCAAACTCATTGGTTAATGAGCCTAACGAAGAATTGTTCGTCGATTGGAAACCTTATTTAGGTCACGATTTGGTGGATGATTGGGATACCAGTGTCGACATCGAGATTCTAAAAGGTTATGGACGTCGTATGGCGGAAATGCCAGAAGGCTATAAGTTACAACGCCAAGTCCAAAAAGTGGTTGAGCAGCGCTTAGCCATGCAGACAGGCGAAGAGCCATTAAACTGGGGTGCAGCTGAAACGTTGGCATACGCATCACTAGTCGATAACGATAAAGTATTGGTACGTATTACTGGTGAAGATGTGGGTCGCGGTACTTTCTCACATCGTCATAGCGAAATCTATAATATCAATGATGGCAGTATGTATGTGCCATTGGCTCATATGAGTGACACTCAAGCCCGCTTTGCTACTTATAACTCATTATTGTCAGAAGAAGCGGTATTAGCCTTTGAATATGGTTATGCAACGACAGTACCAAATGCCTTGATCGTCTGGGAAGCGCAGTTTGGTGACTTCGTCAACGGCGCGCAGGTAGTGATTGACCAGTTTATCTCAAGTGGTGAAACCAAGTGGCAGCGCGTTTGTGGTCTAACTATGTTATTACCACATGGTTTTGAAGGTCAAGGTCCTGAGCATTCATCTGCTCGTCTTGAGCGTTTCTTACAGCTATGTGCTGAAGACAATATGCAAGTAATAACGCCGACGACACCTGCACAGATCTACCATGCGCTACGTCGTCAAGCAGTTCGCCCAATTCGTAAGCCATTGATTGTCATGTCGCCGAAGAGTTTACTACGTCATAAGCTAGCCACTTCAAATCTTGAAGAGCTGGCGAATGGTAAGTTTGAAACGGTACTGCCAGAGATGGACAACCAAAATGCAGACAAAGTCACTCGTATGGTGCTTTGTGGTGGTAAAGTTTACTATGACCTATTAGAGCAACGCCGCGCATTAGGTCTAGATCATGTCGCTATTGTCCGTATTGAGCAGCTCTACCCATTACCAGAGCAGCGTTTGATGGCTGAGATTGAAAAATATAGCAACTTGGCTGAGATCGTTTGGACACAAGAAGAGCCGCTGAACCAAGGCGCTTGGTATTATTTAGCACCGCATATGTTCCGTATCGTCGTACCACACCCAACCAAGGCGAAAGTCATGGAGCCAGTGGCGCGTCCTGCAAGTGCAGCACCTGCTACAGGGTCACCGAAACTGCATGCTCAGCAGCAGCAAGCGTTGATCGCTGGTGGTCTTGGTATCAGTGTCGATGAGTTGGCTAAGTAA
- the odhB gene encoding 2-oxoglutarate dehydrogenase complex dihydrolipoyllysine-residue succinyltransferase — MADIKAPVFPESVADGTIVEWHVTEGQQVNRDDLLAEIETDKVVLEVVAPDNGVVTKIVKQVDDTVLSDEIIGQFEAGASASADNAPAVDPDQPAAPVQAKQAADGGEPVQATDKKDEADHKDQSPAVRKAAKESGVDPKEVEGSGRGGRVTKTDMANPTLKADSSIKSDSGRPVAESMGERTEKRVPMTRLRKTVANRLLAASQETAMLTTFNEVNMKPLMDMRAKYKDQFEKRHGVRLGFMSLFVKAATEALKRFPAVNASLDGDDIVYHGFYDIGVAVSSDRGLVVPVLRDTDRMSMADVESRIRELGGLAQKGKLGLDDMTGGTFTISNGGVFGSLMSTPILNPPQTAILGMHAINDRPMAVDGKVEILPMMYLALSYDHRMIDGKEAVQFLVTIKELVEDPAMLLLDL; from the coding sequence ATGGCTGATATCAAAGCCCCCGTTTTTCCAGAATCAGTTGCCGACGGTACTATCGTTGAGTGGCATGTCACTGAAGGTCAGCAAGTCAATCGTGATGACCTATTGGCTGAAATCGAAACTGATAAAGTCGTATTAGAAGTTGTGGCGCCTGATAACGGCGTTGTGACCAAAATCGTTAAGCAGGTTGATGATACCGTGTTGTCTGACGAGATCATTGGTCAATTCGAAGCTGGTGCAAGCGCCAGTGCAGATAATGCTCCTGCGGTAGATCCAGATCAACCAGCAGCGCCAGTACAAGCCAAGCAAGCAGCAGATGGTGGCGAGCCTGTCCAAGCAACAGATAAAAAAGACGAAGCGGATCATAAAGATCAAAGCCCAGCAGTTCGTAAAGCAGCGAAAGAGTCTGGCGTAGATCCTAAAGAAGTGGAAGGTAGTGGTCGCGGCGGTCGTGTGACCAAAACCGATATGGCTAACCCAACATTGAAAGCAGACAGCAGCATCAAATCTGATAGCGGCCGTCCAGTGGCTGAATCAATGGGTGAGCGTACTGAAAAACGTGTTCCAATGACACGTCTACGTAAGACAGTCGCCAATCGTCTGCTAGCAGCTTCACAAGAAACGGCGATGCTAACGACGTTTAACGAAGTGAACATGAAGCCATTAATGGACATGCGCGCTAAATATAAAGACCAGTTCGAAAAACGTCATGGCGTACGTTTAGGCTTTATGTCATTGTTCGTGAAAGCGGCAACCGAAGCACTTAAGCGCTTCCCAGCAGTAAACGCTTCACTAGACGGTGATGACATTGTTTATCATGGTTTCTACGATATCGGTGTTGCTGTATCATCTGACCGTGGTTTGGTTGTTCCAGTACTACGTGATACCGATCGCATGAGCATGGCGGACGTTGAAAGCCGTATCCGTGAGCTTGGTGGCTTGGCTCAAAAAGGTAAACTTGGTCTAGATGACATGACTGGTGGTACTTTCACTATTTCAAACGGTGGTGTATTTGGTTCATTGATGTCAACGCCTATTTTGAACCCACCACAAACGGCTATCCTAGGTATGCATGCGATCAACGACCGCCCAATGGCTGTTGATGGTAAAGTTGAAATTCTACCGATGATGTATCTTGCATTGTCTTATGACCATCGTATGATTGATGGTAAAGAAGCGGTACAGTTCTTAGTAACCATCAAAGAATTGGTTGAAGATCCAGCCATGTTGCTACTAGACCTGTAA
- the lpdA gene encoding dihydrolipoyl dehydrogenase yields MKDNYDLVVIGGGPGGYEAAIRAGQLGMSVACIEKRVYKGEPALGGTCLNVGCIPSKALLDSSHRYEATKHDLAEHGISTGDVAIDIEQMIARKEGIVKQLTGGVAALLKGNGVDWLQGWGTLVDGKGADKTVKFTALADEAETTITAKNVILAAGSVPIDIPVAKTDGDRIVDSTGALDFTSVPKRLGVIGAGVIGLELGSVWRRLGAEVVVYEALPSFLAAADKDIAKEAGKMLKKQGLDIRVDTKVTNAEVKGDQVVVTSETKGESSEESFDKLIVCVGRRAYSEKLLGDDSGIQLTERGLIDVNDQCKTNLDGVYAIGDLVRGPMLAHKAMEEGMMAVERIHGEKAQVNYDTIINVIYTHPEIAWVGLTEQEAEAAGYEVKTGSFNLAANGRALAQSEAEGSIKVVADAKTDRLLGMHAISAGAGDIVHQGMIAMEFVSSIEDLQLMTFAHPTISEAVHEAALSADGRAIHAIQRKKRKK; encoded by the coding sequence ATGAAAGACAATTATGATTTAGTCGTCATCGGCGGCGGTCCTGGTGGTTATGAAGCCGCTATCCGTGCAGGTCAGTTAGGTATGAGCGTTGCTTGTATCGAAAAGCGTGTTTATAAAGGTGAGCCAGCACTTGGCGGCACTTGCTTAAACGTTGGTTGCATCCCATCAAAAGCACTACTTGATAGCTCGCATCGTTACGAAGCGACTAAGCATGACCTTGCTGAACATGGTATCAGCACTGGTGACGTTGCTATTGATATTGAGCAAATGATTGCTCGTAAAGAAGGCATCGTTAAGCAATTGACGGGCGGCGTTGCAGCATTATTAAAAGGCAATGGCGTTGATTGGCTACAAGGCTGGGGTACGCTGGTTGATGGTAAAGGCGCTGATAAAACCGTTAAATTTACTGCCCTTGCTGATGAAGCAGAAACGACTATCACGGCTAAAAACGTGATTCTTGCGGCAGGTTCTGTGCCGATCGATATCCCAGTTGCTAAAACTGATGGCGATCGTATCGTTGATTCTACTGGCGCACTTGATTTCACTTCAGTTCCTAAGCGTCTAGGCGTGATTGGTGCCGGTGTTATCGGTCTTGAGCTTGGTTCAGTATGGCGTCGCCTAGGCGCTGAAGTGGTTGTTTATGAAGCGTTGCCAAGTTTCTTAGCAGCTGCTGATAAAGACATTGCTAAAGAAGCGGGCAAAATGCTTAAAAAGCAAGGTCTTGATATCCGCGTTGATACCAAAGTAACCAATGCTGAAGTCAAAGGCGATCAAGTTGTCGTCACGAGCGAAACCAAAGGCGAGTCATCTGAAGAAAGCTTCGACAAACTGATCGTTTGTGTTGGTCGCCGTGCATACTCTGAGAAACTGCTTGGTGATGACAGTGGCATTCAATTGACTGAACGTGGTCTTATCGACGTGAATGATCAATGTAAAACCAATCTTGATGGTGTTTATGCCATCGGTGATTTGGTTCGTGGTCCAATGCTTGCACATAAAGCGATGGAAGAAGGCATGATGGCCGTTGAGCGCATTCATGGCGAAAAAGCCCAAGTCAATTATGACACGATCATTAACGTCATCTATACCCATCCAGAAATCGCATGGGTTGGTTTGACTGAGCAAGAAGCTGAAGCCGCTGGCTACGAAGTTAAAACAGGTTCATTCAACCTAGCAGCGAACGGCCGTGCATTGGCTCAAAGCGAAGCAGAAGGCTCTATCAAAGTCGTGGCTGATGCCAAAACAGATCGCCTATTAGGTATGCATGCTATCTCTGCTGGTGCTGGTGATATCGTCCATCAGGGTATGATTGCGATGGAATTTGTCTCTAGTATCGAAGATTTGCAGTTGATGACCTTTGCTCATCCAACCATTTCAGAAGCCGTGCATGAAGCTGCTCTGTCTGCTGATGGCCGTGCTATTCACGCCATTCAGCGTAAAAAGCGTAAGAAATAA
- the sucC gene encoding ADP-forming succinate--CoA ligase subunit beta codes for MNLHEYQAKELLKSYGLPIQEGIIAYNGDEAAAAFDKTPTDIAVIKAQVHAGGRGKAGGVKLVKTREEAKQVAEELIGTNLVTFQTDADGQPVNFVLVAEDMYPVQTELYLGAVVDRSTRRVTFMASTEGGVDIEEVANETPEKIFKVNVDPLVGLMPFQARDVAFKLGLEGKQINQFVKLMTGAYQAFIDNDFALLEINPLAVRENGEIVCVDGKIGIDSNALYRLPKIAALQDKSQENERELKAAEFDLNYVALEGNIGCMVNGAGLAMATMDIIKLYGGKPANFLDVGGGATKDRVVEAFKIILEDSSVEGVLINIFGGIVRCDMIAEAIIAAIKEVDVKVPVVVRLEGNNAEKGAQILEESGLKLISAQGLSDAAQKIVDAVKA; via the coding sequence ATGAATTTACATGAGTATCAAGCAAAAGAGCTATTAAAAAGCTATGGTTTGCCGATTCAAGAAGGCATTATTGCCTATAACGGCGACGAAGCTGCTGCTGCTTTTGATAAAACGCCAACAGACATTGCGGTTATTAAAGCGCAAGTACATGCTGGTGGTCGCGGTAAAGCGGGTGGCGTAAAGCTGGTTAAAACTCGTGAAGAAGCCAAGCAAGTTGCTGAAGAGCTAATCGGAACCAATTTGGTTACTTTCCAAACTGACGCTGATGGCCAACCAGTTAACTTCGTATTGGTTGCAGAAGATATGTACCCAGTACAAACTGAGCTATATCTTGGTGCAGTTGTTGATCGTTCTACGCGTCGCGTAACGTTCATGGCATCAACCGAAGGCGGCGTTGATATCGAAGAAGTCGCAAATGAGACACCAGAAAAAATCTTTAAAGTAAACGTTGATCCTTTAGTTGGTTTGATGCCTTTCCAAGCACGTGATGTGGCATTCAAACTAGGCTTAGAAGGCAAGCAAATCAATCAATTCGTTAAATTAATGACGGGCGCTTATCAAGCATTCATCGATAACGATTTTGCCTTGTTAGAAATCAACCCATTAGCCGTTCGTGAAAATGGCGAAATCGTTTGTGTTGATGGCAAAATTGGTATCGATTCAAACGCACTGTATCGTCTGCCTAAAATCGCAGCACTACAAGACAAGTCACAAGAAAATGAGCGTGAGCTTAAAGCGGCTGAGTTTGACCTAAACTATGTTGCTCTAGAAGGCAATATCGGTTGTATGGTTAACGGTGCTGGTCTTGCTATGGCAACGATGGACATCATCAAATTGTATGGCGGCAAGCCTGCTAACTTCTTGGACGTTGGTGGCGGCGCAACTAAAGATCGCGTTGTTGAAGCATTCAAGATTATTCTTGAAGACAGCAGCGTTGAAGGTGTTCTAATCAACATCTTCGGTGGTATCGTACGTTGTGACATGATTGCAGAAGCGATTATCGCTGCTATCAAAGAAGTTGACGTAAAAGTACCTGTTGTTGTCCGTCTAGAGGGTAACAACGCTGAAAAAGGCGCGCAAATCCTAGAAGAGTCTGGTCTGAAATTGATTTCTGCCCAAGGCCTATCAGATGCGGCTCAAAAAATTGTCGATGCTGTTAAAGCTTAA